A genomic stretch from Desulfotignum balticum DSM 7044 includes:
- a CDS encoding Fic family protein produces MTGFNPIFTITNRMTSAITRIERARGFLEAARLSDDWVRDMGNQALIKEAHHTTHIEGTRLTLDQAERLWRGETVPEADPDDTRELLNYRSAFEFVSECLDSGDPITEAMIREIHRKLVEGVRGGKADPGNYRRIQNYVADSSTGEVIYTPPSAVEVPIMMSEMVTWLNSDLEIHPVLISGIAQFQLVHIHPFLDGNGRVSRLLSTLCLYRAGYDFKRLFTISEYYDRDRPTFYKKIQSVRENGMDMTGWLDYFITGLETQMIEVKARGEQVIRRDVLTQKHLLNERQAKAIEYLLQHERLTIQDYKALCPEVNRRTLQRDLKTMIEKELIASEGATNQLVYRLKA; encoded by the coding sequence ATGACAGGATTCAACCCGATATTCACCATCACCAACCGCATGACATCCGCCATCACCCGGATTGAGCGCGCCCGGGGTTTTCTGGAGGCCGCAAGGTTATCCGACGACTGGGTCAGGGATATGGGAAACCAGGCCCTGATCAAAGAGGCCCATCATACCACCCATATCGAAGGGACAAGGCTGACGCTGGATCAGGCGGAACGTTTGTGGAGAGGTGAAACGGTCCCTGAAGCCGATCCGGATGATACCAGGGAGCTGTTGAACTACAGGTCTGCGTTTGAATTTGTATCCGAATGCCTGGACAGCGGAGATCCCATTACAGAAGCAATGATACGGGAAATTCACCGAAAACTGGTGGAGGGTGTTCGAGGCGGCAAAGCTGATCCGGGAAACTATCGGCGGATTCAGAATTATGTGGCTGATTCATCCACGGGCGAGGTTATTTATACGCCCCCATCTGCCGTGGAAGTGCCGATCATGATGTCTGAAATGGTCACATGGCTGAATTCGGATCTTGAGATTCACCCGGTGTTAATCAGCGGGATTGCCCAGTTCCAGCTGGTCCATATCCATCCCTTTCTTGACGGGAATGGCCGGGTATCAAGGTTGTTGTCAACGCTTTGTCTTTACAGGGCCGGGTATGATTTCAAACGGCTGTTCACGATCAGTGAATATTATGACCGCGACAGACCGACTTTTTATAAAAAAATTCAAAGTGTTCGTGAGAACGGCATGGATATGACGGGATGGCTGGATTATTTTATCACGGGCCTGGAAACCCAGATGATTGAGGTCAAAGCGCGCGGCGAACAGGTCATTCGCCGGGATGTGCTGACACAGAAACACCTTCTGAACGAAAGACAGGCCAAAGCCATTGAATACCTGCTTCAACATGAGAGACTGACGATCCAGGATTATAAGGCACTGTGTCCGGAGGTAAATCGGCGCACCTTACAGCGGGATCTCAAAACAATGATTGAAAAAGAACTGATCGCCAGTGAAGGCGCCACAAATCAGCTGGTCTATCGGTTGAAGGCATGA